A stretch of Henckelia pumila isolate YLH828 chromosome 4, ASM3356847v2, whole genome shotgun sequence DNA encodes these proteins:
- the LOC140894798 gene encoding isoflavone reductase-like protein, whose product MAERSKILIIGGTGYIGKFVLEASAKSGHPTFALFRESTISDPVKGKIVEDFKNSGVTILIGDLNDHESLVKAIKQVDVVISTVGHSQLADQVKIIAAIKEAGNVKRFLPSEFGNDVDRTRAVGPAKSAFEIKAQIRRAIEAEGIPYTYVSSNYFAGYSLPTLSQPGATAPPRDKVIILGDGNAKVVFNYEHDIGTYTIKAADDPRTLNKVLYIKPHKNIYSFNHLVALWEKKIGKTLEKEYVPEEQVLKQISETPFPANVLLSINHSIYVKGDQTYFEIEPSFGVEATELYPEVEYKTVEEFLDQFV is encoded by the exons ATGGCCGAGAGGAGCAAGATTCTGATAATCGGAGGAACAGGCTACATCGGCAAATTCGTGTTGGAAGCAAGCGCCAAATCCGGCCACCCCACGTTTGCTTTGTTCAGAGAGAGCACCATTTCTGATCCTGTTAAAGGCAAAATCGTGGAAGATTTCAAGAACTCTGGTGTCACCATTCTTATT GGTGATTTGAATGATCACGAGAGTTTGGTGAAGGCTATAAAGCAAGTGGATGTGGTCATATCCACAGTTGGCCACTCTCAGTTGGCTGATCAAGTGAAGATCATTGCTGCTATTAAAGAGGCTGGAAATGTTAAG AGATTCTTGCCTTCGGAATTCGGGAATGATGTAGATCGCACTCGTGCTGTTGGACCAGCAAAGTCTGCATTCGAAATTAAAGCTCAAATCCGCAGAGCAATTGAAGCAGAGGGAATACCTTATACCTATGTGTCTTCCAACTATTTCGCGGGCTATTCGCTCCCGACGCTATCTCAACCAGGCGCCACTGCTCCTCCCAGAGATAAAGTCATCATCTTAGGAGATGGTAACGCTAAAG TTGTCTTCAATTATGAGCACGATATCGGGACATATACGATCAAAGCAGCTGATGATCCAAGAACATTGAACAAGGTTCTGTACATCAAGCCACACAAGAATATCTATTCATTCAACCACCTTGTTGCGTTATGGGAGAAGAAGATTGGTAAAACACTGGAGAAAGAATATGTTCCCGAAGAACAAGTCTTGAAacaaatttctgaaactccATTCCCTGCCAACGTCTTACTCTCAATCAACCACTCGATCTATGTTAAGGGGGATCAGACATACTTCGAGATCGAGCCGTCGTTCGGGGTTGAGGCCACGGAGCTCTATCCAGAAGTTGAATACAAAACGGTGGAAGAGTTTCTTGATCAATTTGTTTGA